The nucleotide window ACCGCGAACTAATTTAAATGGATGTGTTTGAGAATCTATTACCATGATTGAAAGCAATAGAATGTCAAAAGAgttgaaacagaaaaagaaaaacgtgtcAATAACGACGAAATCGCAAAAAAGCAATAGAATTCGAAGGAGCAAACATAGatcagaaaacaaacacaagTGTATACGATAAATCCTGTTGGATTTCATTAGCCTTTATCTCACTTAATTTTAGGGTATTATATTTTTAGGTGTGCCAAAGCTCTTTGTTTTGGGGAAAGCCGGATGCCCCGTGATATGTCCCAGATGTATATAGAACACCAGCAGCTGCAACAAAGCGTATTATCGAAAATCAACTATAAAAACACTTAACGAAGGAAGGATGGGAAAAACCGTTGCCTGCCGTCGGTGCTTCTTAGTTGCTTTTAGCGAAGTTTAGGGTGCGGCGCGCGCCGATGCAAAGCCGGTCGTGACAAACGACCTTGGTTTCAGACGTTCTTATGGAGAAAGTTTGCTGCCCTTCCGATCGGTGTTCAGCAGTTTCTTTTACGCACCCGGTGACAGCAGAGTATCGATAATCCCTCCTTCAGGCTCACCATCCAAAGAGATTCGGTTAGTTCTATAGTTCATTTTGGTGTTCATATACAGTAGATGCAGCGCAAATTAAACCCGGAGGTCTGCATTAAAGGCTCGTATAATTCTCCCAACCTTGTTTCTTTTATAGGtttgtttataaaaaaatactgACATAAAGATACTCATGCCTGGCAGCTTTAGCGACAGCGGTAGTTGTGATCAAGCGAGTATACTTGATTTCACGGATGTCGATCTCTGTAAAGCAAACGGAGCAAAAACAGGCAAcggccaagaagaaaaacaagttcgATTGCGTCTCAGTCTGGACGAAATATGTCATCGCACTAGTTTCACACGCAAGGAAGTGCGCCAATTTTATCGGACATTGAAACAGGTAAAAACGTGTATTTTCTTACTTTGTGTATGTTAGTTTACCGATAAAGGCTATAACACTTGAACTGCTTGTAAAGTGGGTCTGCTCCAAGCTTAAAATTAGCATTAAAGTACTTAGAACACACGTGAAAGGGAAACGGGGTGGCGTTCGAGTTGATAATTAACCTACatcataaataaaatgaatgtAAAAGCAATAGAAAAAGGAACGGTTAAGTTCGTTTCCTATTTAGATAAAGTCTATAAGTTTTCTACTTTATTACGGTCTACAGATATAGCGGTTGTTTCCTATAACCATTAGCAAATCTTGGCAATATAAGACGTTGGCATTTTTTCAATTCGAACTAAGGTTCATGTCCCCTCGCCCTATAATGGGATCAAGCCTTTATCGCTCCCTCCCTAGTCAATTTTGAGACATCAAAAGAGAACTGCCTCGATGCGGTAACGAAATTGTGAATAAAACAGgctgaataaagaaaagaaaaaaaattatagcagTCATTACGGATGCTATAGACAAAGTTATTATCGAATGGTTTATTTGTCATAATAAAGGTGATCTTATTTAAAGAGCAGCTGGAAAAAATtggaaatatatttttttttctctcgtaaACACGAGCGTCATCGTCTGTGTTACCTGTTCGCACGAAACAATTGATCAAGAATTCGTACTGATGCAACGGAAAGAAAATGTCGCACCAACTAATTCCTGTCCGAACAATAACTTTCTTCATTTGTACACCCCGAGGAAATAGTACGGCAAAGGAAATCAATTTTCCTTATTGAATCAACAGCCCTAAAAAAGATTGGGTTTTCGACTTGAAGATGAACGTAACGACGTGACTGGAATATCCTGGGGGCTTCAACGTAGGACGTATATGTACCGAAAGCGCTGGCAAAGTTGTgctgtttttctctttccttttccaGCTCCATAGAATATCAAAGATTTTGTCGCCAGTGGTGCTGTTTACGCTTCAAGAGCAAGTCGGATTTAGTAGTCTAATGGCGCTTCTAAAACAAACATAGTCGCGCTGTCTCAGCTGTGTCATGTCGCAACATATCtggtacatttttttattgccatgCATCAGTTTAAGTTGATAGAGGCTTGAACGACTTTGTACAAACATTtatgaacgaaaaaaaataataaaataaaaaatgggaggtTTTTATACGGGGGTGTAGAAGATTATTCCTATAAAATCGAAGAACGAGGAAAACGATAATGGGATGGAACCGCGCCATGGGCATGGTGGCTTTTGCCAAATACAACAAAAGGACCTAAAGAAGGAAGCAGAGGGAAGTGGGGGGAGGGTGGGACCGATATATATGAAAGAAAATGGCCGGAAAGTGCGTCCAAAACTGTCGATCAATCGATATCGTCACAGCCAAGTTTCTTGGCAAGGATCACGTTTCTGAAATCAAACATCTTTCATTAATTGAAGCAGACAAACTCCCTTTGGTTATACATAAAGTATGTTATGCAAGATTGGGGCTAAACTTGACTCATCCTAACGTGATGTGTTTCTATGTATATCTTTTGAACGCTACGTAAACATTTTGCTGGAACTTCCAGGTGTCCGGGAATCCTGTAGAGCCAgcgtgttttttctttaaaaaaaaaaaatgaaataataataataattcttaACCGGCCTAGCGCGTTGTTAACACATGCCTTTCTTTCCGACTGAACGTTTAGGAATGCCCGCTCGGAGTGGTCACCGAAGAAACCTTACGAGACGCTTACCACCGCCTTTTCCCCAACGGAAGTAATACCTACAGTGTCAAACAGTTTTAAATATAATATCACAATTAATCATCAAATCTATCAAATGTGTCACTGATGCATTTGTGTTCGCAAGATCCTATATAGTCAGTTTTCTTGAAAAGTTCAAATCACTTTCCTTAATTAGATGGACCCTTACGGTCTTTTTCTGTTACACAGCacgtaattaaaaaaacaaaacaacaaaagaacgtATAACAATAAGCTATTGACATTCCCTTTTTCAAAGAAGTACATTATATGCTACCCTTTTCCGCGGTATCTTTGTTCGAATTTCGGACAACAAGCGATAATTTCTAGAATCAATTACTTTATGCTGTGTCAAAATCAATCGACTGTAACTACTGTGACCTTAACATTAGAGTCCGTATAGAGAAAAGCAATCATGAAAAGGACGAAATCCTATAGAATTCAATGCGCATTGTATTAACGGTTGAgttatttttacgtttttttcttacaaTCTTTTTAAATGTCAGACGTAGGATTGTACGTGAAGCATGTTTTCCGCACCTTAGACACGCAAGGCAACGGCAAGATAACTTTTACGGTGAGCCTGGAATTCTTCATCAGTTTTACTGCACGATGTAAATGTTTCCTCCGTTTGTAAACAAATTctcaattgttttgtttgcagCAACTGCTCGTATTCCTATCGACAATCAGTAAAGGGTAATGATAATTATTCAGTAAATTAGACGAAACGATTGTTTTCTTAATTAAAAACGAATGATACAAATCATTTGGATTAAAGGACCCATCTTGATCGTTTGAAATGGATTTTCCGATTGTACGACCTCGACGGGTACGTATATAGTTATGTCTTTACACAAATTCAATATCGATTACAAATGTTGACATTAACGCACCACATTTATTAAATGATCGGTGTATAGTGACGGAGCGATTCAACATTCAGAACTTCTTACGTAATCAATTAAGAGTATAAATGCAGGCCTGGAAAATGGCGACGTTTAATACTTGGTTTTTATGCAGACTATGCTGTGCAACACATGACCTAGCTGGAACACCTGAAAAACGAATTTTCCATGAAATCAAGAAATCGGGTAAGGACGAAATGTTCAGCgaaagtgaaaaagaaagaaaatcacgtCAAATCAAACTTTGGGTGGACAAAGTCTTCCGACGTTGGGATTTAAATCAAGACGGTCAGGTATAACAATCTGATTTGATTTCAATAGTTTCGTAGCTATTAGTAGTAGCCTCGGAGCCGTGTTCCACCCTCTACTTGATTATGATATGTGCAATCATTAATTCGTTATAATCTATACAACGCGAAAACAGGTTACACTGGACGAGTTTCTTGCCATTCATTTAAATGACGATCTTCTAGAAActtcatttcattcttttgaCGACCTGTAATAGAAAACAAACGTCTAGGTCTAC belongs to Daphnia magna isolate NIES linkage group LG1, ASM2063170v1.1, whole genome shotgun sequence and includes:
- the LOC116933745 gene encoding neurocalcin-like isoform X2 → MPGSFSDSGSCDQASILDFTDVDLCKANGAKTGNGQEEKQVRLRLSLDEICHRTSFTRKEVRQFYRTLKQECPLGVVTEETLRDAYHRLFPNGNVGLYVKHVFRTLDTQGNGKITFTQLLVFLSTISKGTHLDRLKWIFRLYDLDGLCCATHDLAGTPEKRIFHEIKKSGKDEMFSESEKERKSRQIKLWVDKVFRRWDLNQDGQVTLDEFLAIHLNDDLLETSFHSFDDL
- the LOC116933745 gene encoding neurocalcin-like isoform X1: MPGSFSDSGSCDQASILDFTDVDLCKANGAKTGNGQEEKQVRLRLSLDEICHRTSFTRKEVRQFYRTLKQECPLGVVTEETLRDAYHRLFPNGNVGLYVKHVFRTLDTQGNGKITFTQLLVFLSTISKGTHLDRLKWIFRLYDLDGDGAIQHSELLTLCCATHDLAGTPEKRIFHEIKKSGKDEMFSESEKERKSRQIKLWVDKVFRRWDLNQDGQVTLDEFLAIHLNDDLLETSFHSFDDL